The following proteins are encoded in a genomic region of Pyrus communis chromosome 11, drPyrComm1.1, whole genome shotgun sequence:
- the LOC137709187 gene encoding uncharacterized protein: protein MCHYANKQRSEHEFKVGDWVFLRLQPYRQSSVNHTNCPKLAPRFYGPFKVLARVGKVAYTLDLPPGSCIHPTFHVSLLKPKLASNVVVSTVLPPLSDAGLVTWTPEKVLQRGMFKRGNSAVTRWLIKWMGLLNHDATWEDVDSILDRFPDFNA, encoded by the coding sequence ATGTGCCATTATGCAAACAAACAGCGCTCAGAGCACGAGTTCAAAGTGGGAGATTGGGTTTTTCTCCGCTTACAACCCTACCGCCAATCCTCTGTCAATCACACAAATTGTCCCAAACTGGCACCCCGATTCTACGGGCCTTTCAAGGTCCTCGCTCGCGTAGGGAAGGTTGCATACACCTTGGACCTGCCTCCTGGTTCCTGTATCCACCCCACGTTTCATGTCTCGCTTCTCAAGCCAAAACTCGCCTCCAACGTGGTTGTGTCTACCGTGCTTCCACCTCTGTCAGATGCGGGGCTAGTGACCTGGACACCGGAGAAGGTTCTGCAGCGTGGCATGTTCAAGAGAGGAAACTCGGCTGTCACACGTTGGCTTATCAAATGGATGGGCCTTCTCAACCATGATGCTACCTGGGAGGATGTTGACTCTATTCTCGACCGTTTCCCAGATTTCAACGCTTGA
- the LOC137709475 gene encoding F-box/LRR-repeat protein At3g26922-like yields the protein MEDVSNEVTNRNLNDLPDDILLHILTFLPTLDAVQASLISHKWHPLWSHVPALNFNYKLFPLREPPLDTRQFYVEFVDRVLVSRTDSRVSTFRLSFIHHNHYSSHVDSWVRSAVTCLRTRELYLDFFIHKKFHNEGTRTNWYAFPFSVLRDGCVEKLRLTRCDVILPPELSTMRFRSIRSLFLDQVYLSDKMVGDLILGCPSLEDLELQNCWGHRHLKICSKRLKKLVLGHFYDDSYIRARILVDCPNLCSISFDCCSFYMFELKNASFLVEFRVIVHLIDLSDCYWSRVVRLLEQVPNLKHLYVQNWWFKFMTSDFLPESFRLHNLKLLELQTGFTQYDLIGMLVLIELSPNLETMILEHQHKIEADNEILSEELLDTPVDLSIPSLKQVTIKPYTGTEDEANFVNILIRQGVVLEKIVLVPGQVEENRRVVLKPLPPVVLQRKDFQSWKCTFSSATPPVDN from the exons ATGGAAGATGTAAGCAATGAAGTTACGAACCGAAACTTGAACGATCTCCCTGATGATATCCTCCTCCACATCCTCACCTTCCTCCCCACACTCGACGCCGTCCAGGCCTCCCTCATCTCTCACAAATGGCACCCCCTCTGGTCTCACGTTCCCGCCCTCAACTTCAACTACAAACTCTTCCCGCTGCGCGAGCCGCCATTGGATACCCGCCAGTTCTACGTCGAGTTCGTTGACCGTGTTCTGGTTTCCCGCACTGATTCCCGGGTCTCCACTTTCCGCCTCTCTTTCATCCACCACAATCACTACAGCTCCCATGTCGACTCTTGGGTGCGATCCGCTGTGACCTGCCTCCGCACCCGCGAGCTCTATCTCGACTTCTTCATCCACAAAAAGTTTCACAACGAAGGTACCCGAACTAACTGGTACGCTTTCCCTTTCTCTGTTCTGAGAGATGGGTGTGTTGAGAAATTACGACTTACGCGATGTGATGTTATATTGCCCCCTGAACTGTCCACCATGCGGTTTCGGTCAATTAGGTCATTATTTCTCGATCAGGTTTACTTGTCGGACAAGATGGTGGGGGATTTGATACTGGGGTGCCCCagtttggaggatttggagctTCAAAACTGTTGGGGGCATCGTCATTTGAAGATATGTAGCAAAAGGCTCAAGAAGCTTGTACTTGGGCATTTTTATGATGATTCTTATATCCGAGCGAGGATTTTGGTCGATTGCCCAAACCTTTGTTCGATTAGTTTTGATTGCTGCAGCTTTTATATGTTTGAGCTGAAGAATGCGTCATTTCTGGTTGAGTTTCGTGTTATTGTGCACCTGATCGATCTATCCGATTGTTATTGGAGTAGGGTTGTTAGGCTACTCGAACAAGTGCCTAATCTGAAGCATCTTTATGTGCAAAACTGGTGGTTTAAG TTTATGACATCAGATTTCTTGCCTGAAAGCTTTAGACTCCACAATCTGAAGCTCTTAGAGCTACAAACAGGGTTCACGCAGTATGATCTCATTGGCATGCTTGTACTGATTGAACTTTCACCCAATCTCGAGACAATGATTCTGGAACACCAACACAAGATTGAAGCAGATAAT GAGATTTTATCAGAAGAGTTGTTAGATACTCCAGTTGACTTAAGCATCCCGAGTCTCAAGCAAGTTACTATCAAACCGTATACCGGAACCGAAGATGAAGCTAATTTTGTGAACATCTTAATCAGGCAGGGAGTTGTTCTGGAAAAGATTGTACTCGTTCCTGGCCAGGTTGAAGAGAACCGAAGAGTTGTTCTGAAGCCGCTTCCTCCGGTTGTTCTACAAAGGAAGGATTTCCAAAGTTGGAAATGTACTTTCTCCTCTGCAACACCACCTGTGGATAATTGA
- the LOC137709188 gene encoding F-box/LRR-repeat protein 25-like, which yields MEGSNEITNTRNLNDLPEDLLLHILTFLPTLNSVQTSLISHKRLPLWSRVPSLNFNFQLFPPYEPPLDTRQLYADFVNRVLISRSDSPIHTFRLSLIYHNHYRYHVDSWVRSAVTHFRARELYFDFFINQNFHNAEEAETEDHHMYDFPFSVLRNGCVEKMSLARCYLNLPANLPTMRFGSIGSMVLDDVYLTDQMVEDLILGCPNLEAFEILGCCGPIHLKICSKRLKRLRIVLGYYFPDDPEKRQTLLVDCPNICSIVPLRSLLLRMFLTWLSFVPISCTESISLIISGVSSLLFYFIVVIMPKYVSNVESLSGELLDKPVEFKMPCLKQVAMEAYTGSEDDDKFMKILMRHEGALEKIVVVPFQGFENGEKKSLPPVVYRRRVSQVGSTASSAAPNGI from the exons ATGGAGGGAAGCAATGAAATCACAAACACTCGAAACCTGAACGATCTGCCGGAGGACCTCCTCCTCCACATCCTCACCTTCCTCCCCACATTGAACTCTGTTCAAACCTCCCTCATCTCCCACAAAAGGCTGCCCCTCTGGTCCCGCGTCCCCTCCCTCAACTTCAACTTCCAACTCTTCCCGCCCTACGAGCCACCGTTGGACACCCGCCAATTGTACGCCGATTTCGTCAACCGCGTTCTCATTTCCCGCTCCGATTCCCCGATCCACACGTTTCGCCTCTCTCTCATTTACCACAATCACTACCGCTACCATGTCGACTCCTGGGTTCGATCCGCCGTCACTCACTTCCGCGCCCGGGAGCTCTACTTCGACTTCTTCATCAACCAAAATTTTCACAACGCCGAAGAAGCCGAGACCGAGGATCACCACATGTACGATTTCCCATTCTCTGTTCTGAGAAATGGGTGTGTTGAGAAAATGAGCCTCGCGCGGTGTTATCTCAATCTGCCGGCGAATTTGCCCACCATGCGGTTCGGGTCGATTGGGTCAATGGTTCTCGACGACGTTTATTTGACGGACCAGATGGTGGAGGACTTGATTCTGGGTTGCCCCAATTTGGAGGCTTTCGAGATTCTTGGGTGTTGCGGGCCAATTCATTTGAAGATATGCAGCAAAAGGCTCAAAAGGCTGCGAATTGTATTGGGGTATTATTTTCCTGATGATCCTGAAAAGAGACAGACATTGTTGGTTGATTGCCCCAACATTTGTTCGATTGTGCCTTTGAGGAGTCTACTTTTAAGAATGTTTCTTACCTGGTTGAGTTTCGTGCCGATTTCGTGCACCGAATCCATCAGTCTTATCATCAGTGGAGTAAG ttccttactgttttactTCATTGTGGTAATTATGCCCAAATATGTTAGCAATGTG GAGAGTTTATCAGGAGAGTTGTTAGATAAACCGGTCGAGTTCAAAATGCCATGTCTCAAGCAAGTTGCAATGGAAGCGTATACTGGGAGCGAAGACGATGATAAGTTTATGAAAATCCTGATGAGGCACGAAGGCGCCCTGGAAAAGATTGTAGTTGTTCCCTTCCAAGGTTTTGAGAATGGCGAGAAGAAGTCGCTTCCTCCGGTGGTATATAGAAGAAGGGTCTCGCAAGTTGGAAGTACGGCCTCCTCCGCAGCACCAAATGGTATATAG
- the LOC137708715 gene encoding F-box/LRR-repeat protein At3g26922-like, which produces MEEEEASDQNRSLNDLPEDLLLHILTFLPTLDSVQTSLISQIWRPLWSRIPSLDFNFELFPTRELPLDTRQFYAEFVDRVLIYRSNSPVHTFRLSFIFHGHYHSHVDSWVRSAVTHLRARELHLDFFIHRDFHNDETRDHRYDFPFSVLRNGCVEKLSLTRCYLTLPAKLSTKRFWTIRSLLLDEVCLHDQMMSDLILGCPNLEDLELQNCWGHRRLKICSKRLKMLAFGFFYDSEIRETLSIDCPNLCSISFDCCSFYKVVLKSAASLVDFRVQIVNIMEQYYDSWSKALKLIEQAPNLKHLDTLNWWFKFLTSTNSFPESFMLYNLKLLELQTGFTKHDLIGMAALLKHCPNLETMILEYPFKFGEDESLPEELLNKPVEFSIPSLKQVTIKPYIGTEDEGNFVKILTEQGVVLDKIVLVPGEVGEYGIVLKPVPPIVLYKTDSQTWKYSLLRDAR; this is translated from the exons ATGGAAGAAGAGGAGGCAAGCGATCAAAACCGAAGCCTAAACGATCTGCCGGAGGACCTCCTCCTCCACATCCTCACCTTCCTCCCCACATTAGACTCCGTCCAAACCTCCCTCATCTCCCAAATATGGCGCCCTCTTTGGTCCCGCATCCCCTCCCTCGATTTCAACTTCGAACTCTTCCCGACGCGCGAGCTGCCGTTGGACACCCGCCAGTTCTACGCCGAGTTCGTCGATCGCGTTCTGATTTACCGCTCCAATTCTCCCGTCCACACTTTCCGCCTCTCCTTCATCTTCCACGGTCACTACCACTCCCACGTCGACTCCTGGGTGCGATCCGCCGTCACCCACCTCCGCGCCCGGGAGCTCCACCTGGACTTCTTCATCCACAGAGACTTTCACAACGACGAAACCCGTGATCACCGATACGATTTCCCATTCTCTGTTCTGAGAAATGGGTGTGTTGAGAAATTGAGCCTCACGCGGTGTTATCTTACTTTGCCGGCGAAATTGTCCACCAAGCGATTCTGGACGATTCGGTCCTTGCTTCTCGATGAGGTTTGTTTGCATGACCAGATGATGAGTGATTTGATATTGGGTTGCCCCAAtttggaggatttggagctTCAAAACTGTTGGGGCCATCGTCGTTTGAAGATATGTAGCAAAAGGCTCAAGATGCTGGCATTTGGGTTCTTCTATGATTCCGAAATCAGAGAGACTCTTTCGATTGATTGCCCAAATCTTTGTTCGATTAGCTTCGATTGCTGTAGCTTTTACAAGGTTGTCCTCAAGAGTGCTGCGTCTCTCGTTGATTTTCGTGTCCAGATTGTGAACATAATGGAACAGTACTATGACTCGTGGAGTAAGGCACTTAAGCTAATTGAACAAGCGCCTAATCTAAAGCATCTCGATACACTAAACTGGTGGTTTaag TTTCTGACATCAACGAACTCCTTCCCCGAAAGTTTTATGCTCTACAACCTGAAGCTCTTAGAGCTACAAACAGGGTTTACCAAGCATGATCTCATTGGCATGGCTGCGCTGCTTAAACATTGTCCCAATCTCGAGACAATGATTCTAGAATACCCTTTCAAGTTCGGGGAAGAT GAGAGTTTACCAGAAGAGTTGTTAAATAAACCAGTTGAGTTCAGCATCCCAAGTCTCAAGCAAGTTACAATCAAACCGTATATAGGAACAGAAGATGAAGGTAATTTTGTGAAAATCTTGACTGAGCAAGGAGTTGTCCTAGACAAGATTGTACTTGTTCCTGGCGAAGTTGGCGAGTACGGAATAGTTCTGAAGCCGGTTCCCCCAATCGTTCTGTATAAAACGGATTCACAAACTTGGAAGTACTCTCTCCTCCGCGACGCCAGATGA
- the LOC137708513 gene encoding F-box/LRR-repeat protein At3g26922-like: protein MEELGINEIPNRTLNDLPDEILLHILSLLPTLDAVQTSLISHKWRPLWSRAPSLNFDYQLFPPREPLEYTSQFYAEFVDRVLIFRANSPVHTFRLSFIYHSHYGSHVESWVRSAVTRLRARELYLDLFVHDDFHDVETVNHWYDFPFSVLRNGCVEKLGLTRCYLTLPAKLSTRRVWSIRSLFLDQVYLADQMVKDLILGCPNLEELELQKCSGHRRLKICSKRLKRLTLGMFFESSKQRETLLVDCPNLRSISFNRCSFFRLELKNASSLVEFRVDFVHMIHLSYSYWIKVVGLLEQVPNLKHLHVQNWLFMFLTSRDSFPESFMLYNLKILELRTGFTQYDLVGIAALLKLCPNLETMILVYPCKCDPDESLPEELLDKPVEFSIPSLKQVMIKPYTGTEDEGKFVKILTEQGVVLEKIVLVHGQVENRVVVLVHGQVENRVVVLKSVPPVVMYKKGSQTWNYSLLRNSN from the exons ATGGAAGAATTGGGAATCAATGAAATCCCAAATCGAACCCTAAACGATCTCCCCGACGAGATCCTCCTCCACATCCTCTCCCTCCTCCCCACACTCGACGCCGTCCAGACCTCCCTCATCTCCCACAAATGGCGGCCCCTCTGGTCCCGCGCCCCCTCCCTCAACTTCGACTACCAACTCTTCCCGCCGCGCGAGCCGCTCGAATACACCTCCCAGTTCTACGCCGAGTTCGTCGACCGCGTTCTCATTTTTCGCGCCAATTCTCCCGTCCACACTTTCCGCCTCTCCTTCATCTACCACTCTCACTACGGCTCCCACGTCGAATCATGGGTCCGATCCGCCGTCACCCGCCTCCGCGCCCGGGAGCTCTACCTCGACTTGTTCGTCCACGACGATTTTCACGATGTGGAAACTGTAAATCACTGGTACGATTTCCCTTTCTCGGTTCTGAGAAATGGGTGTGTTGAGAAATTAGGCCTCACGCGCTGCTATCTTACGCTGCCGGCTAAGCTGTCCACTCGGCGTGTTTGGTCGATTCGGTCCTTGTTTCTCGATCAGGTTTACTTGGCGGATCAGATGGTGAAAGATTTGATATTGGGTTGCCCCAATTTGGAGGAATTGGAGCTCCAAAAGTGTTCGGGCCATCGTCGTCTGAAGATATGTAGCAAAAGGCTTAAGAGGCTAACGCTTGGGATGTTCTTTGAATCTTCTAAACAAAGAGAGACGCTTTTGGTGGATTGCCCGAACCTTCGTTCGATCAGTTTTAATCGCTGTAGCTTTTTCAGGTTGGAGCTTAAGAATGCTTCGTCCCTGGTTGAGTTCCGGGTTGATTTTGTGCATATGATCCACCTATCCTATTCTTATTGGATTAAGGTTGTTGGGCTACTCGAACAAGTGCCTAATCTTAAGCACCTTCATGTGCAAAATTGGTTGTTTATG TTTCTGACATCAAGGGATTCCTTCCCGGAAAGTTTTATGCTCTACAATCTGAAGATCTTAGAGCTACGAACTGGGTTTACCCAGTATGATCTTGTTGGCATAGCTGCACTGCTTAAACTTTGTCCGAATCTCGAGACAATGATTCTAGTATACCCTTGCAAGTGTGACCCGGAT GAGAGTTTACCAGAAGAGTTGTTGGATAAACCAGTTGAGTTCAGCATCCCAAGTCTCAAGCAAGTTATGATCAAACCGTATACAGGAACAGAAGATGAAGGTAAGTTCGTGAAAATCTTGACTGAGCAAGGAGTTGTCCTAGAGAAGATTGTACTTGTTCATGGCCAAGTTGAGAACAGAGTAGTTGTACTTGTTCATGGCCAAGTTGAGAACAGAGTAGTCGTTCTGAAGTCGGTTCCCCCGGTTGTTATGTATAAAAAGGGTTCACAAACTTGGAACTACTCTCTCCTCCGCAACTCCAATTAG